A genome region from Gloeocapsopsis sp. IPPAS B-1203 includes the following:
- the menB gene encoding 1,4-dihydroxy-2-naphthoyl-CoA synthase, whose protein sequence is MQNWQTAKTYEDILYHKTDGIAKITINRPHKRNAFRPKTVFELYDAFVDAREDTSIGVVLFTGAGPHTDGKYAFCAGGDQSVRGTAGYVDDDGVPRLNVLDLQRLIRSMPKVVIALVAGYAIGGGHVLHLICDLTIAADNAVFGQTGPKVGSFDGGFGASYLARVVGQKKAREIWFLCRQYTAAQALEMGLVNCVVPVEQLEAEGIQWANEILEKSPIAIRCLKAAFNADCDGQAGLQELAGNATLLYYMTEEGAEGKQAFLEKRKPDFRQYPWLP, encoded by the coding sequence ATGCAAAACTGGCAAACGGCTAAAACCTACGAAGATATCCTTTACCACAAAACTGACGGTATCGCCAAAATTACAATCAATCGTCCGCACAAGCGAAATGCGTTTCGTCCCAAAACTGTGTTTGAACTTTACGATGCTTTTGTTGATGCGCGTGAAGATACGAGCATTGGTGTTGTTTTATTTACCGGTGCAGGACCACATACAGATGGTAAATATGCATTCTGTGCGGGGGGCGATCAAAGCGTGAGAGGAACTGCAGGCTATGTTGATGATGATGGTGTGCCTCGGTTGAATGTATTAGATTTACAGCGTTTAATTCGTTCGATGCCGAAAGTCGTCATCGCCCTTGTTGCTGGGTATGCGATCGGTGGCGGGCACGTACTACATCTGATTTGTGACTTAACTATTGCTGCAGATAACGCAGTATTTGGTCAAACAGGTCCCAAAGTTGGTAGCTTTGATGGTGGGTTTGGTGCAAGTTACCTCGCCCGCGTTGTGGGACAAAAAAAAGCGAGAGAGATTTGGTTTCTCTGTCGCCAATATACAGCAGCCCAAGCATTGGAAATGGGTTTAGTTAACTGCGTTGTGCCTGTAGAACAATTAGAAGCCGAAGGAATTCAATGGGCAAACGAAATTCTAGAAAAAAGCCCGATCGCAATTCGCTGTCTCAAAGCAGCATTTAATGCTGATTGTGACGGTCAAGCTGGTTTACAAGAACTTGCCGGAAACGCAACTTTACTCTACTACATGACTGAAGAAGGAGCCGAAGGAAAACAAGCTTTCTTAGAAAAGCGCAAACCCGATTTTCGTCAATACCCTTGGCTACCTTGA
- a CDS encoding DciA family protein yields MSFKSLEQLVGAFIEQTAWHEQPLQRVVKCWSDVVGVAVASHTRPLSIQRNILWVATSSAAWAQTLTFERQRILTKLNPYLLDPLTDIRFSTAGWQRSQVDKKDTPAKNAHPSYIVTAGSRKNKAQAAIQNPRAAFQHWQETTRSRSQGLPLCPQCQSPTPPGELQRWEVCSFCAAKRW; encoded by the coding sequence ATGTCTTTCAAATCCCTTGAGCAACTCGTGGGTGCTTTTATTGAGCAAACTGCTTGGCATGAGCAACCGTTGCAACGTGTTGTCAAGTGTTGGTCTGATGTTGTTGGTGTTGCTGTTGCATCGCATACGCGACCACTTTCGATTCAACGCAATATACTGTGGGTGGCAACATCTAGCGCGGCTTGGGCGCAAACTCTTACTTTTGAACGCCAGCGCATCTTAACGAAACTCAACCCTTATTTACTAGATCCCTTAACCGATATTCGTTTTTCTACAGCAGGATGGCAGCGATCGCAAGTAGATAAAAAAGATACTCCAGCAAAAAACGCTCACCCTAGCTATATTGTCACAGCGGGTAGTCGTAAAAATAAAGCGCAGGCTGCTATTCAAAATCCGCGTGCTGCGTTTCAACATTGGCAAGAGACGACGCGATCGCGATCGCAAGGGTTACCACTTTGTCCTCAATGTCAATCTCCTACTCCACCTGGAGAACTACAGCGATGGGAAGTATGCTCTTTTTGTGCTGCTAAAAGATGGTAA
- a CDS encoding PspA/IM30 family protein produces MGLIDRIGRVFRANVNSIVSNAEDPEKILEQTVSQMQDDLVQLRQAVASAIATQKRTERQAQQAELTAEEWYRRAQLALQQGNDTLAREALTKRKSYQETATAMQAQIEQQNSIVARMKKDMQTLESKISEAKTKKDMYIARARSAQVTARLNETLGGVNTSKSLGAFERMEEKVMQLEAQSDLIAEMGTDDLQKQFDTLAAGDDIDDELAQMKAQLTGTPNLPQLPAPTKDRDIERRE; encoded by the coding sequence ATGGGACTGATTGACCGCATCGGGCGGGTATTTAGAGCGAATGTCAATTCTATAGTCAGTAACGCAGAAGATCCTGAAAAAATTTTAGAGCAAACAGTCTCACAGATGCAGGACGATCTGGTACAACTGCGGCAAGCGGTAGCAAGTGCGATCGCCACGCAAAAACGCACAGAACGCCAGGCACAACAAGCAGAACTTACTGCTGAAGAATGGTATCGTCGCGCTCAACTAGCGTTACAACAAGGAAATGATACCTTAGCCCGCGAAGCCTTGACAAAGCGCAAGTCTTACCAAGAAACTGCCACCGCCATGCAAGCGCAAATTGAACAGCAAAATTCAATAGTAGCTCGCATGAAAAAGGACATGCAGACACTAGAAAGCAAAATATCTGAGGCAAAAACCAAAAAAGATATGTACATTGCACGAGCGCGTTCTGCACAAGTAACAGCAAGACTCAATGAAACCCTAGGCGGAGTTAATACTAGTAAATCATTAGGAGCTTTTGAGCGCATGGAAGAAAAAGTCATGCAACTCGAAGCCCAGTCAGATCTCATCGCCGAAATGGGAACTGACGATTTACAAAAACAATTTGATACTCTCGCAGCAGGTGATGATATTGATGATGAACTCGCGCAAATGAAAGCACAGCTTACAGGAACGCCAAATTTGCCTCAGTTACCTGCTCCTACTAAAGATAGAGATATCGAGCGTAGGGAATAG
- a CDS encoding PspA/IM30 family protein yields the protein MGLFDRISRVVKSNLNDMVSKAEDPEKMLEQSLLEMQEDLVQLRQSVAQAIAAQKRTEQQYNQAQNEANKWQRNAQLALQKGDENLARQALERKKNYAETANALRGSLDQQTGQIDTLKKNLIALESKISEAKTKKDMLKARISAAKAQEQLQGAVGRMGTSSASAAFERMEEKVMLQEARAQSAAELATDNLESQFAALEAGSDVDDELAALKAQMSLPGSSPQQSLPPSEQPSKSQSEPVDADLEELKKQLDQL from the coding sequence ATGGGATTATTTGATCGGATCAGTCGGGTTGTCAAATCTAACCTCAACGACATGGTTAGCAAAGCTGAAGACCCAGAAAAGATGTTGGAACAGTCACTGCTGGAAATGCAGGAAGACTTGGTTCAACTACGTCAGAGTGTCGCCCAGGCGATCGCAGCACAAAAACGCACTGAGCAACAATATAATCAAGCTCAGAATGAAGCAAATAAGTGGCAGCGCAATGCACAGTTAGCACTGCAAAAAGGTGATGAAAATTTAGCACGCCAAGCACTTGAGCGCAAAAAAAACTATGCAGAAACTGCCAATGCCTTACGCGGTAGTTTAGATCAGCAAACAGGTCAAATCGATACGCTCAAGAAAAACTTAATTGCTTTAGAAAGTAAAATTTCTGAAGCAAAAACGAAAAAAGATATGCTCAAAGCACGCATTAGTGCTGCGAAAGCACAAGAGCAACTTCAAGGTGCTGTTGGCAGAATGGGAACAAGTAGTGCCTCGGCAGCCTTTGAGCGCATGGAAGAAAAAGTCATGTTGCAAGAAGCCCGCGCCCAATCAGCGGCTGAGTTAGCAACAGATAATCTTGAAAGTCAGTTTGCCGCGCTAGAAGCAGGAAGTGATGTTGATGATGAATTAGCAGCACTCAAAGCGCAAATGTCCCTCCCAGGATCTTCACCGCAACAATCACTACCACCATCAGAACAGCCCTCTAAATCTCAATCTGAGCCAGTTGACGCCGATTTGGAAGAATTGAAAAAACAACTAGATCAACTCTAA
- the trxA gene encoding thioredoxin, with the protein MSSVTTISDQEFETEVLQTNQPVLVYFWASWCGPCRLMSPTIDWAATTYSDRLKVVKMEVDPNPETVKQYQVEGVPALRLFQNQEVLEASEGVIPKQKLIDILENHLST; encoded by the coding sequence ATGAGCAGCGTCACTACAATATCAGATCAAGAATTTGAAACCGAAGTTTTGCAAACAAACCAGCCAGTATTAGTTTACTTTTGGGCTTCCTGGTGTGGTCCTTGTCGTTTAATGTCGCCAACAATTGATTGGGCAGCAACAACTTATAGCGATCGCCTAAAAGTTGTCAAAATGGAAGTAGACCCCAACCCTGAAACTGTCAAGCAGTATCAAGTTGAAGGTGTACCGGCACTGCGACTATTTCAAAATCAAGAAGTGTTGGAAGCAAGCGAAGGTGTTATTCCAAAACAAAAATTGATTGATATCTTAGAAAATCATCTGTCTACTTAA
- a CDS encoding LL-diaminopimelate aminotransferase, which produces MEFAKRLEYLQANVFADMDQAKARAIAAGKDLIDLSLGSSDLPAAPHVLDAIAQSLPDRSTHGYLLFHGTRAFREAAASWYTQKFGIPVDPETEVLPLIGSQEGTAHLPLAVLNPGDFALLLDPGYPSHAGGVYLASGQVYPMPLREENGFLPVFADIPSPVLAQSRMMVLSYPHNPTSAIAPLVFFQEAVAFCQQHNLVLVHDFPYVDLVFTQASQNSQSLAPSIFQADLEKSVSIEFFTLSKSYNMGGFRVGYAIGNAKLIRALRQVKAAVDFNQYRGILNGAIAALTGSQTQVATVVDTFRQRRDAFVNALHRINWQVPTPHATMYVWAKLPKSQDNSIKFCTQLVEATGVAASPGAGFGKFGEGYVRFALVHDPTILETAVERIEMFLHSP; this is translated from the coding sequence ATGGAGTTTGCCAAGCGTTTAGAATATCTCCAAGCAAATGTCTTTGCAGATATGGATCAAGCAAAGGCAAGAGCAATCGCAGCAGGAAAAGACTTGATTGACTTGTCGTTAGGATCTTCAGATCTTCCAGCTGCCCCCCATGTTCTTGATGCGATCGCTCAATCTTTACCAGATCGCAGCACTCATGGTTATTTGCTGTTTCACGGTACTCGTGCATTTCGGGAAGCTGCTGCAAGTTGGTATACTCAAAAATTTGGGATTCCTGTCGATCCAGAAACCGAAGTACTACCGTTAATTGGTTCCCAAGAGGGTACGGCGCATTTACCACTTGCAGTATTAAATCCAGGTGATTTTGCTTTGTTACTCGATCCTGGCTATCCTTCACACGCTGGTGGTGTCTACTTAGCAAGTGGACAAGTTTACCCGATGCCATTACGGGAAGAAAACGGATTTTTACCAGTATTTGCAGATATTCCCTCTCCCGTACTCGCACAATCACGGATGATGGTACTAAGCTATCCCCATAATCCCACAAGTGCGATCGCTCCTTTGGTATTCTTCCAAGAAGCTGTCGCGTTTTGCCAACAGCATAATCTTGTCTTAGTTCACGACTTTCCTTATGTCGATCTCGTTTTTACCCAAGCAAGTCAGAATTCCCAATCTCTAGCACCCTCGATTTTTCAAGCCGATCTCGAAAAATCTGTATCGATTGAGTTTTTTACACTCTCGAAATCATATAATATGGGCGGTTTTCGTGTTGGGTATGCAATTGGTAATGCCAAGCTAATTCGAGCATTACGTCAAGTCAAGGCTGCAGTTGATTTTAACCAATATCGCGGAATTTTAAACGGTGCGATCGCTGCTTTAACTGGTTCGCAAACTCAAGTTGCAACAGTAGTCGATACTTTTCGTCAGCGACGTGATGCGTTTGTCAATGCTTTGCATCGCATCAACTGGCAAGTGCCTACTCCACATGCCACAATGTATGTCTGGGCAAAGCTACCTAAGTCACAAGACAATTCTATTAAGTTTTGTACTCAACTTGTTGAAGCTACAGGCGTCGCCGCCTCTCCTGGTGCTGGCTTTGGTAAATTTGGTGAAGGTTATGTCCGATTTGCTTTAGTACATGACCCAACTATATTAGAAACAGCTGTTGAGCGAATTGAGATGTTTCTACATTCTCCTTAA
- a CDS encoding response regulator, translated as MSSEQQSSTDDTGAIISSSTTRTKILIVEDNDLNRQMLDDYLSFCGYEILSLADGTCFFQKMTEFQPQLILLDLKLPDIDGYSLLENIQQRSNWRHLPIFVVSAFAFSADQQRALRLGATRYFVKPVNLTELKQAIKEELSAFNQ; from the coding sequence GTGAGCAGCGAACAGCAAAGTTCTACAGATGACACAGGTGCCATAATCTCATCCTCTACTACCCGTACCAAAATTCTTATCGTAGAGGATAATGATTTGAATCGCCAAATGCTTGATGATTACTTAAGTTTTTGCGGCTATGAGATATTAAGCTTAGCCGATGGCACTTGCTTTTTTCAAAAAATGACAGAGTTTCAACCCCAACTTATTTTGTTGGATCTGAAGTTACCAGATATTGATGGATATAGCTTACTTGAGAACATTCAGCAAAGAAGCAACTGGCGGCATCTTCCCATATTTGTTGTTTCTGCCTTTGCGTTCAGTGCAGATCAACAACGTGCATTGAGGCTAGGAGCAACGAGGTATTTTGTTAAGCCAGTGAATCTGACAGAGTTAAAACAGGCTATTAAAGAAGAATTATCTGCTTTCAATCAATAG
- the uvrC gene encoding excinuclease ABC subunit UvrC, giving the protein MTSDTLSESPVTKTLPLVKEPERLAQRLKEIPAEPGVYLMRDASDRIMYIGKSRKLRSRVRSYFRESQKLSDRIAMMVRQVTEIEFIVTDTETEALALEANLIKQHQPYFNVLLKDDKKYPYVCITWSEEYPRIFITRNRRQGKKEDKFYGPYTDSRLLRTILRLSKRIFALRQRPQPLFKDRPCLNYDLGRCPGVCQQLISPEEYRKTVQKVAMVFQGRTQELIDILTQQMHKSAEALNFESAARIRDQITGLKSLGAEQKVSLPDDTVSRDAIALAADDKLACVQLFQIRAGQLVGRLGFVADAHAEPGAILERVLEEHYQTADSVEIPIEIVVQHELPDAEMLATVLSDRKGRKVTIVAPQRAVKAELVEMVERNAEYELERTQKLSDRNTQAMEDLAAIVDLPDLPHRIEGYDISHIQGSNAVASQVVFVDGLPAKQYYRHYKIKNPTVTSGHSDDFASLAEVIGRRFRKYAQDPQLQRAGNPDWPDLVMIDGGKGQLSSVVAVLQEMNLMDELRVVSLAKQREEIFLPGESQPLLTEAEQPGVQLLRRLRDEAHRFAVTFHRQQRSDKLRRSRLDEIPGLGYHRQKLLLAHFRSIDYIRQANPEQLANAPGIGSHLAQEIYDYFHPS; this is encoded by the coding sequence ATGACATCGGATACACTGTCAGAATCACCAGTCACAAAAACACTGCCACTCGTCAAAGAACCAGAACGTTTGGCGCAGCGTTTAAAAGAAATTCCTGCCGAGCCAGGTGTATATTTAATGCGTGATGCCAGCGATCGCATTATGTATATCGGTAAATCACGGAAACTACGATCGCGGGTGCGTTCTTATTTTCGGGAATCACAGAAGTTGAGCGATCGCATCGCGATGATGGTGCGGCAAGTCACTGAAATTGAATTTATAGTCACGGATACTGAAACCGAAGCTTTAGCCCTTGAAGCCAACTTAATCAAGCAGCACCAGCCTTATTTCAACGTCTTACTCAAAGACGATAAAAAGTATCCCTATGTCTGTATTACTTGGTCAGAAGAATATCCCCGCATTTTCATCACGCGCAACCGCCGTCAAGGTAAAAAAGAAGATAAATTTTATGGTCCCTACACTGACTCGCGGTTGTTACGCACTATCCTGCGTCTGTCCAAACGAATTTTTGCTTTGCGACAACGTCCCCAACCACTGTTTAAAGATCGCCCGTGTCTCAACTACGATTTAGGGCGCTGCCCTGGAGTGTGTCAACAGTTAATTTCTCCTGAAGAATACCGTAAAACTGTCCAAAAGGTAGCAATGGTATTTCAGGGCAGAACTCAAGAACTGATTGATATTCTCACCCAACAAATGCACAAATCAGCAGAAGCACTGAATTTTGAATCAGCAGCCCGAATTCGCGACCAAATTACTGGATTAAAGTCGCTGGGTGCAGAACAAAAGGTATCGTTGCCCGATGATACTGTATCGCGCGATGCGATCGCCCTCGCCGCAGATGACAAACTTGCTTGTGTTCAGCTATTTCAGATTCGTGCGGGACAATTAGTAGGGCGTTTAGGATTTGTTGCAGATGCTCATGCTGAACCTGGAGCAATTCTAGAGCGAGTTTTAGAGGAACATTACCAAACTGCTGATTCAGTCGAGATTCCCATCGAAATTGTGGTGCAACACGAGTTACCCGATGCCGAAATGTTAGCAACTGTGTTGAGCGATCGCAAAGGGCGGAAAGTGACGATTGTTGCGCCGCAGCGGGCGGTTAAAGCTGAATTGGTTGAGATGGTAGAACGTAATGCGGAATATGAATTAGAACGAACACAGAAATTGAGCGATCGCAATACGCAAGCAATGGAGGATCTTGCAGCCATTGTTGATTTACCTGATTTACCACACCGCATTGAAGGTTACGATATTTCTCATATTCAAGGCTCAAATGCTGTAGCGTCTCAAGTTGTCTTTGTTGATGGTTTACCAGCAAAACAGTACTATCGCCACTATAAAATTAAGAATCCGACAGTCACATCTGGTCACTCAGATGATTTTGCCAGTCTTGCCGAAGTGATTGGGCGACGTTTTCGTAAATATGCTCAAGATCCACAATTACAACGTGCAGGAAATCCTGATTGGCCCGATCTTGTGATGATTGATGGTGGTAAAGGACAGCTATCCTCGGTTGTGGCTGTATTGCAAGAAATGAATTTGATGGATGAATTGCGGGTTGTCAGCCTTGCTAAGCAACGCGAAGAAATTTTCTTACCAGGGGAATCGCAGCCTCTACTCACAGAAGCTGAACAACCAGGAGTACAACTTTTGCGGCGACTACGTGATGAAGCACACCGCTTTGCTGTAACATTTCATCGTCAACAGCGGAGTGACAAGTTACGGCGATCGCGCTTAGACGAAATACCTGGTTTGGGGTATCACCGCCAAAAGCTGCTTTTAGCTCATTTCCGCTCAATTGACTATATTCGTCAAGCTAATCCTGAACAGTTAGCAAATGCACCAGGTATCGGTTCTCACCTAGCTCAAGAAATTTATGATTATTTTCATCCTTCTTAA
- the rlmN gene encoding 23S rRNA (adenine(2503)-C(2))-methyltransferase RlmN, whose amino-acid sequence MSSKSIDRELETVPLTTQQKHPDSPLLGLSLSELTDWVVAQGQPTYRGRQLYEWIYKKGVRSLSDISVFPKTWRAAVADVAIGRSQIHYRSVAPDETVKYLLQLADGKIVETVGIPTEKRLTVCVSTQVGCPMACDFCATGKGGFMRNLAVHEIIDQVLTVQEDFQRRVSHIVFMGMGEPLLNTPNVVAAIRSLNQDVGIGQRCMTLSTVGIPGHILRLAQHQLQVTLAVSLHAANQALREKLIPSARHYPLENLIDECRQYVQITGRRITFEYILLAGVNDMTKQAAELAQLLRGFQTHVNLIPYNPIREATYQRPSFRGIQAFVDVLHEHQIAVSVRYSRGLEADAACGQLRTTQF is encoded by the coding sequence ATGAGTAGTAAAAGTATTGATCGTGAGTTAGAAACAGTTCCACTGACAACGCAACAAAAGCATCCAGATTCTCCCCTACTAGGTTTAAGTTTATCTGAGTTGACTGACTGGGTAGTTGCTCAAGGACAACCTACTTATCGCGGGCGACAGTTATATGAATGGATTTACAAAAAGGGCGTGCGATCGCTGAGTGATATTTCTGTATTTCCTAAAACATGGCGTGCTGCGGTTGCTGATGTTGCAATTGGGCGATCGCAAATTCACTATCGTTCTGTCGCACCGGATGAAACTGTCAAGTATCTCCTACAATTAGCTGATGGCAAGATTGTTGAAACTGTTGGTATTCCTACAGAAAAGCGCCTAACGGTTTGTGTTTCTACACAAGTTGGTTGCCCAATGGCGTGTGATTTTTGTGCTACGGGGAAAGGCGGCTTTATGCGTAACTTAGCCGTTCATGAAATTATCGATCAAGTTCTCACAGTTCAAGAAGACTTTCAACGACGTGTCAGTCATATCGTGTTTATGGGTATGGGTGAACCATTGCTGAATACTCCCAATGTCGTTGCAGCGATTAGATCGCTCAATCAAGATGTTGGTATTGGACAGCGCTGTATGACGCTTTCTACTGTTGGCATTCCTGGACATATCTTACGCTTAGCACAGCATCAGCTACAAGTCACACTCGCGGTAAGCCTTCATGCTGCTAATCAAGCATTGCGAGAAAAACTGATTCCGAGCGCGCGTCATTATCCATTAGAGAATTTAATTGATGAGTGCCGCCAATATGTACAAATAACAGGTCGTCGGATTACTTTTGAATATATTCTCCTTGCTGGAGTTAATGATATGACAAAACAAGCAGCCGAGTTAGCTCAGCTGCTACGAGGGTTTCAAACTCACGTTAACTTAATCCCTTACAACCCCATTCGGGAAGCGACCTATCAACGTCCCAGTTTTCGAGGAATTCAAGCTTTCGTTGACGTCTTGCATGAACATCAGATTGCGGTTAGCGTGCGTTACTCGCGTGGTTTGGAGGCTGATGCTGCTTGTGGACAACTGCGGACAACGCAATTTTAA
- the lgt gene encoding prolipoprotein diacylglyceryl transferase: MTLVFPLAQFASPGPIFIDIGPITIRWYGLLIASAVLIGITLSQYLAKQRKVNPDLIGDLAIWLVIGAIPAARLYYVLFEWSEYAQNPERIIAIWQGGIAIHGAIIGGLLAALIFARIRRVSFWQLADLVAPSLILGQAIGRWGNFFNSEAFGSPTNLPWRLYIPPQMRPPELANFAYFHPTFLYESLWNLMVFALLITLFMRDVQGKQRLKTGTLFLTYLVAYSLGRVWIEGLRTDSLMLGPLRIAQIVSLTGIAIGLAGLVWLYVYKRALPDVVEEGARSEG, from the coding sequence ATGACACTAGTTTTTCCTTTAGCACAGTTTGCCTCTCCTGGCCCTATTTTCATTGATATCGGACCAATTACAATTCGCTGGTATGGTTTACTAATCGCTTCAGCCGTATTGATTGGAATTACACTTTCCCAGTATCTTGCCAAGCAACGCAAAGTTAATCCTGATTTGATTGGTGATTTGGCAATTTGGTTAGTGATCGGGGCAATTCCTGCTGCTCGTTTATATTATGTTTTATTTGAGTGGTCAGAATACGCCCAAAATCCAGAACGAATTATTGCGATTTGGCAAGGCGGTATTGCAATTCATGGAGCGATTATTGGTGGTTTGCTTGCCGCATTAATTTTCGCACGTATTCGGCGAGTCTCCTTTTGGCAGTTAGCAGATTTAGTTGCACCATCGCTGATTTTAGGACAAGCGATCGGACGTTGGGGTAATTTTTTCAACTCTGAAGCTTTTGGTAGTCCGACAAATTTGCCTTGGAGATTGTATATTCCTCCGCAAATGCGTCCGCCAGAACTTGCCAATTTTGCTTACTTCCATCCCACCTTTTTGTATGAATCGTTGTGGAATTTGATGGTATTTGCATTGTTGATAACTCTTTTCATGAGAGATGTGCAGGGTAAGCAACGCCTCAAGACTGGCACACTATTTCTAACTTATCTTGTTGCCTACAGCCTTGGGCGAGTTTGGATTGAAGGGCTACGTACTGATAGCTTAATGCTAGGACCACTACGCATAGCACAAATAGTGAGCTTAACAGGAATCGCAATCGGATTAGCAGGCTTGGTGTGGCTGTATGTCTATAAACGTGCTTTACCTGATGTGGTGGAAGAAGGGGCGAGGAGTGAGGGATGA
- the cobM gene encoding precorrin-4 C(11)-methyltransferase, with protein MNNSTILLSPKVYLVGAGPGDPDLLTIKAQKILAQADVILFADSLVPREILQYCRSDAEIIRTANKTLEDILPVMVERVRSHKSVVRLQSGDPSLYSAIHEQMQALAEAEIPFEVIPGISAFQAAAAKLNVELTIPGSVQTIILSRISGRTQVPETEELASLAAHQASLCLYLSARHIDTAQNQLLKHYPPDTPVAICYRIGWSDEKIVLTSLTEMAKVTQEEQLIRTTLYIISPALSATPARSRLYHPEHTHLFRPRQSTAP; from the coding sequence ATGAATAACTCAACAATATTGCTATCACCAAAAGTTTATCTTGTAGGTGCAGGTCCAGGCGATCCTGATTTATTGACGATTAAAGCACAAAAGATTCTAGCACAGGCAGATGTCATCTTATTTGCTGATTCGCTTGTACCGCGCGAAATCTTGCAGTATTGTCGCTCAGATGCAGAAATCATCCGCACGGCGAATAAAACTTTAGAAGATATTTTGCCTGTCATGGTGGAACGAGTGCGATCGCATAAATCAGTTGTGCGACTTCAATCAGGCGATCCGAGTCTCTATAGTGCTATTCACGAACAAATGCAAGCCTTAGCCGAAGCTGAAATTCCCTTTGAAGTCATTCCTGGAATTAGTGCTTTTCAAGCTGCCGCTGCTAAACTCAACGTTGAGCTAACAATTCCTGGAAGTGTACAGACTATCATCCTAAGTCGCATTAGTGGACGGACACAAGTCCCCGAAACAGAAGAATTAGCTTCACTTGCAGCACATCAAGCTAGTCTTTGTTTATATTTAAGTGCGCGCCACATAGACACAGCCCAAAACCAACTGTTAAAACACTATCCACCAGATACACCAGTGGCGATTTGCTACCGCATTGGTTGGTCAGATGAGAAAATTGTTCTCACATCACTAACAGAAATGGCAAAAGTGACTCAAGAAGAACAACTCATTCGTACCACACTCTACATCATCAGCCCTGCACTTTCAGCAACCCCAGCCCGTTCTCGCTTATACCATCCCGAACACACTCACTTATTCCGCCCACGCCAGTCCACAGCACCATAA
- a CDS encoding flavin reductase family protein, with protein MLDEQAKKTMLRKIPHGLYICGVKDGEEVNGFTVSWLMQASFKPPLVVNCVKQDSKSHEMIKKSGVFAISFLDASQKEVAQKFFQPQRRVGNKFEDVEFYIGETGCPIISDSLGYIECQVVDAVEKGDHTVYVGEVIAAGIHREGDSLRLETTGWNYGG; from the coding sequence TTGTTAGACGAACAAGCCAAAAAAACCATGCTGCGGAAAATTCCCCACGGTTTATACATTTGTGGAGTAAAAGACGGCGAAGAAGTCAATGGCTTTACTGTTAGCTGGTTGATGCAAGCTTCTTTCAAACCACCTCTTGTGGTTAATTGTGTCAAACAAGACTCTAAATCTCACGAAATGATCAAAAAAAGCGGAGTGTTTGCTATCAGCTTTCTAGATGCTTCACAAAAAGAAGTCGCACAAAAATTCTTTCAACCACAGCGCCGTGTTGGCAACAAATTTGAAGATGTAGAATTTTATATTGGTGAAACTGGATGTCCCATTATCTCCGATAGTTTAGGCTACATTGAATGTCAAGTAGTTGATGCAGTAGAAAAAGGCGACCATACTGTCTATGTTGGCGAAGTAATTGCTGCTGGTATTCATCGTGAAGGTGATTCCCTACGGTTAGAAACTACTGGTTGGAACTATGGCGGATAG